A single window of Leeuwenhoekiella sp. MAR_2009_132 DNA harbors:
- a CDS encoding STAS/SEC14 domain-containing protein produces MTQSLKTIDLSFCKLTFAENYVISEINQGVVLNKELFKEAGSVLFDHFKDDQNYVYIAYRRADYNVNPVDYINCSDYPNMLAVAIVTNTEAKRSTATFEKAFFPKPYEIFNTLEDAIDWVKNNIENL; encoded by the coding sequence ATGACCCAAAGTCTAAAAACAATTGATCTAAGTTTTTGCAAACTTACTTTCGCAGAAAACTATGTAATTTCTGAAATAAATCAGGGAGTTGTTCTTAACAAAGAGCTTTTTAAGGAAGCAGGCTCTGTTTTATTTGATCACTTTAAAGATGATCAAAACTATGTGTATATCGCTTATAGAAGAGCAGATTACAATGTTAATCCCGTAGATTATATTAATTGCTCAGACTACCCTAATATGCTGGCCGTTGCTATTGTAACTAACACCGAAGCTAAGCGCAGTACTGCAACTTTTGAAAAGGCGTTTTTCCCTAAACCTTACGAGATTTTTAATACGCTAGAAGATGCGATTGATTGGGTAAAGAATAATATCGAGAATTTATAA
- the rsmD gene encoding 16S rRNA (guanine(966)-N(2))-methyltransferase RsmD, which translates to MRIISGSFKGRRITAPKKLPVRPTTDMSKESLFNILRNRYSLTRVNVLDLFSGTGNISYEFASRGAEAVTAVDGNAGCTKFIEETAASFEMNIKVIKSDVYTYLSRETNQYDIIFADPPYDFEKEQFSKIVEYVIDNDLLLPEGSLIIEHSKNTDLQDHPSFFEIRKYGGSAFSFFSK; encoded by the coding sequence ATGAGAATTATCAGCGGCAGCTTTAAAGGCAGACGTATAACGGCTCCAAAAAAATTACCGGTACGACCTACTACAGATATGTCTAAAGAATCGCTCTTTAATATTTTACGTAATAGATACAGTCTTACCCGTGTAAATGTCCTAGATCTTTTCTCAGGGACAGGTAACATTAGCTATGAGTTTGCTTCAAGAGGAGCAGAAGCAGTTACCGCTGTCGATGGCAATGCCGGTTGCACAAAATTTATAGAAGAAACCGCAGCTTCGTTTGAAATGAATATTAAAGTGATCAAGTCTGATGTTTATACATACTTATCACGGGAAACTAATCAATACGATATCATTTTTGCAGATCCTCCTTATGATTTTGAAAAGGAGCAATTTTCAAAAATCGTTGAATATGTAATAGATAATGATTTGCTATTACCAGAAGGCAGTCTAATAATTGAGCATAGTAAAAATACAGATCTACAAGATCACCCTTCATTTTTTGAAATACGTAAATACGGTGGTAGTGCTTTTAGTTTTTTTTCTAAGTAG
- a CDS encoding DUF3822 family protein, which yields MKTNSLVNPELNILSIQVSLDGFSFYIHDDSSANSPLSKQFPFKNVHTAEHALIEIQKIFDHTQILHNNFKKVVVIYANELFTIVPKHLFDSKNLTDYLKFNTKILKTDFIVYDELETLGLINVYVPYTNINNFFFDHFGTFTYYHSQTVLIKNILERATNLDSATFFVQVGLKTIDVLVYEGKKLLLSNHFRFDTDIDFVYYILFCFEQLGLNPEETTLKISGNINAEDSKYLILYDYVRNVQIAESVEQDQLNYSFLKYNLNL from the coding sequence GTGAAGACTAATTCTCTGGTAAATCCAGAACTTAATATATTATCCATCCAGGTTAGCCTGGATGGATTTTCGTTTTATATACACGATGATAGTTCTGCAAACAGTCCTCTTAGCAAACAATTTCCCTTTAAAAATGTTCATACTGCTGAGCATGCGTTAATAGAAATCCAAAAAATATTTGATCATACGCAAATTCTTCACAATAACTTTAAAAAAGTTGTTGTGATCTATGCAAATGAACTTTTTACAATAGTTCCCAAACATCTATTTGACTCTAAAAACTTAACTGATTATTTAAAGTTTAATACTAAAATTTTAAAGACAGATTTTATTGTTTATGATGAACTAGAAACGTTGGGCCTTATAAATGTATACGTACCTTACACAAACATAAATAATTTCTTTTTTGATCATTTCGGTACATTTACTTATTATCACAGTCAGACTGTTTTAATAAAAAATATATTAGAGCGCGCAACGAACCTCGATTCAGCAACATTTTTTGTTCAGGTAGGTTTAAAAACAATTGATGTGCTGGTATATGAGGGTAAAAAATTACTGCTAAGTAATCATTTTAGATTTGATACAGATATAGATTTTGTGTATTATATTCTCTTTTGTTTTGAACAGTTAGGTTTAAATCCTGAAGAAACTACGTTAAAAATCAGCGGTAATATAAATGCAGAAGATTCTAAGTATTTAATACTTTATGATTACGTACGTAATGTACAAATAGCAGAATCTGTAGAACAGGATCAATTGAATTATTCTTTTTTAAAATACAATCTAAATTTATGA
- a CDS encoding ATP-dependent RecD-like DNA helicase, with protein MELDYQAFYKLLLKDFPFAPTLKQDILLQQLSKFLLDPKNDTIYLLKGYAGTGKTTAIGTIVKNLSKIKMSFIQLAPTGRAAKVISNYSDEPAQTIHRKIYYPKKESGGGVSFTLQKNKHRNALFIVDEASMISDSASESKLFENGSLLDDLMSYVYSGHQCKLLLIGDNAQLPPVKMDLSPALDARHLELQFNKKVLSIELDEVMRQAETSGILKNATRMREFLNEGLYEDFRFDLSDQCDVVRLIDGHEIMDSLGDSYQEYGNEGTAIIVRSNKRANLYNQQIRSRILFKEEEVSPGDYFMVVKNNYFWLDIKSDAGFIANGDIIEILEIFSIKEIYGFRFAEVKIQMTDYPNLAPFETVLLLDTLTSETPSLSYEEGNQLYQEVMKDYADEKSKYKKFLKVKNNKFFNALQVKFSYAITCHKSQGGQWETIMVEQPYLPNGMDKDYLRWLYTAVTRARKKLYLIGFKDDMFIEN; from the coding sequence ATGGAGCTGGATTATCAAGCATTTTACAAACTACTTCTCAAGGATTTCCCATTCGCCCCAACTTTAAAGCAAGACATTCTTTTACAACAACTTAGTAAGTTTTTATTAGATCCTAAAAATGATACAATTTACCTTCTAAAAGGGTATGCAGGTACCGGTAAAACGACTGCAATAGGGACTATTGTTAAAAACTTGTCGAAAATAAAAATGTCTTTTATACAATTAGCACCTACAGGAAGGGCCGCAAAAGTCATTTCTAATTACAGTGATGAACCCGCTCAAACTATACATAGAAAAATATATTATCCTAAAAAAGAGAGTGGTGGTGGAGTGTCTTTTACATTACAAAAAAACAAACACCGCAATGCATTATTTATAGTTGATGAGGCATCAATGATTTCTGATTCTGCATCAGAGTCTAAGTTATTTGAAAATGGCTCTTTATTAGATGATCTCATGTCTTACGTTTATAGTGGACATCAGTGCAAGCTTCTTTTAATAGGTGATAATGCACAGTTACCACCCGTTAAGATGGATTTGAGTCCGGCTTTAGATGCCCGTCATTTAGAGCTTCAGTTTAATAAAAAGGTACTTAGTATCGAACTTGATGAAGTGATGCGCCAGGCAGAAACGAGCGGTATTCTCAAAAATGCCACACGCATGCGTGAGTTTCTTAATGAGGGCTTGTATGAAGATTTTAGATTTGACCTTAGTGATCAATGCGATGTGGTACGTCTTATAGATGGTCACGAGATTATGGACTCTCTAGGTGATTCTTACCAAGAATATGGTAATGAAGGTACAGCAATAATTGTTAGATCTAATAAACGTGCCAATTTGTATAATCAGCAAATACGCTCTCGCATTCTCTTTAAAGAAGAAGAGGTAAGCCCGGGAGATTATTTTATGGTGGTCAAGAATAATTATTTTTGGCTCGATATTAAAAGTGATGCTGGTTTTATAGCAAATGGCGACATTATTGAAATTCTGGAGATTTTCAGTATAAAAGAGATTTATGGATTCCGCTTTGCGGAAGTAAAAATACAAATGACAGATTACCCAAATCTTGCTCCTTTTGAAACAGTTTTACTATTAGATACCCTTACTTCAGAAACACCTTCCTTATCTTATGAAGAGGGAAATCAACTATATCAAGAGGTGATGAAAGATTATGCAGATGAAAAATCTAAGTATAAGAAGTTTCTTAAAGTGAAAAACAACAAGTTTTTTAATGCACTACAGGTAAAATTCTCATATGCCATTACGTGTCATAAATCACAGGGTGGGCAATGGGAAACTATTATGGTCGAACAACCGTACCTTCCTAATGGTATGGATAAAGATTATTTAAGATGGCTCTATACAGCGGTAACCAGAGCTCGAAAAAAACTTTATCTTATAGGTTTTAAAGATGATATGTTTATAGAAAATTAG
- a CDS encoding DUF4126 domain-containing protein: MDFLISICLGIGLAAAAGFRIFLPLLALSIAAYFDVLNLNEGWVWLGSLQTLILLGVATLLELLAYYIPWFDTILDTVAVPLAGIAGTILFFVTLGDFEPWVSWSLAIIGGGGTAGLIAGSTAAVRAVSSTSTLGMANPLFATFENIVSIFLSILAIFIPLFAGILVVYLIYKCIKWFSNRKTKVNI, translated from the coding sequence ATGGATTTTTTAATAAGTATTTGCCTGGGAATAGGGCTGGCAGCTGCAGCCGGTTTTCGTATTTTTTTACCCCTTTTAGCATTGAGCATTGCCGCTTATTTTGATGTACTCAATTTAAATGAAGGCTGGGTTTGGCTGGGCTCATTACAGACATTAATTTTATTAGGAGTTGCTACTTTATTAGAATTGTTAGCCTACTATATACCTTGGTTTGATACTATTTTAGACACTGTGGCGGTACCTCTTGCCGGCATTGCAGGTACTATATTATTTTTTGTCACTTTAGGAGATTTTGAGCCTTGGGTATCGTGGTCTCTTGCGATTATTGGAGGTGGTGGTACAGCAGGATTAATTGCCGGTTCTACTGCCGCTGTTAGAGCTGTATCCTCAACATCAACATTGGGTATGGCTAATCCTTTATTTGCAACATTTGAAAATATAGTTTCCATCTTCCTTTCTATACTAGCCATTTTTATTCCGCTGTTTGCAGGGATACTCGTGGTTTATTTAATTTATAAATGCATAAAATGGTTTTCTAACCGAAAAACTAAAGTCAATATATAA
- the kdsB gene encoding 3-deoxy-manno-octulosonate cytidylyltransferase: MTEKLKVIAMIPARYEASRFPGKLMQDLEGKPVIIRTYEAAVKTGLFDDVYVVTDSDLIYKTILQNGGKVVMSQKEHNCGSDRIAEAVENLDVDIVVNVQGDEPFTNEADMRNVLQVFYEQGAEQIDLASLMTPITVAAEIENPNNVKVIVDNENFALYFSRAPIPYPRDRDIEVTYYKHKGIYAFRKQAVLDFYTLPMRNLEAAEKIEAIRYLEYGKRIKMVFSETPAIGIDTPQDLEEARLILKSQHGN; this comes from the coding sequence ATGACTGAAAAATTAAAAGTAATAGCAATGATACCTGCACGCTATGAGGCCTCTCGTTTCCCGGGTAAACTTATGCAAGACCTTGAGGGTAAACCTGTAATTATACGTACTTATGAAGCTGCTGTTAAGACAGGCCTATTTGACGATGTATATGTTGTTACAGACAGTGACTTAATCTACAAAACCATCTTACAAAATGGTGGTAAAGTTGTTATGAGTCAAAAAGAACATAACTGCGGCAGTGATCGTATTGCAGAAGCTGTAGAGAATCTAGATGTTGATATAGTTGTTAATGTACAAGGTGATGAGCCATTTACAAATGAAGCAGATATGCGTAATGTACTTCAGGTTTTTTATGAGCAGGGAGCAGAACAAATAGATCTGGCATCTTTAATGACTCCAATTACAGTTGCAGCAGAAATTGAGAATCCTAATAATGTAAAAGTTATTGTAGACAATGAGAACTTTGCGTTGTATTTTTCAAGAGCGCCTATACCTTATCCCAGAGATAGGGATATTGAAGTTACTTATTATAAACATAAAGGTATTTATGCGTTTAGAAAGCAGGCAGTTCTTGATTTCTATACATTACCTATGCGTAATCTTGAGGCTGCAGAAAAGATTGAAGCAATACGTTATTTAGAATATGGCAAGAGAATAAAAATGGTTTTTTCAGAAACGCCGGCTATAGGTATTGATACCCCCCAGGATTTAGAAGAGGCGAGACTTATATTAAAATCTCAACACGGGAACTAA
- a CDS encoding 1-acyl-sn-glycerol-3-phosphate acyltransferase, producing the protein MGWLSKKIYKALGWHIRGRFPSEVNKMVVIAVPHTSWHDFYMGILFRGTLGERINFLGKKELFKWPFGLFFRSLGGTPLNRIKGQNQVEQIAALFDTEEIFRLALSPEGTRKKVETWKTGFYYIALKAQVPILPITMNFKDKEHHIGSLFYPTGDISKDMLELRLFFKNIQGKIPEKS; encoded by the coding sequence ATGGGATGGTTATCTAAGAAAATATACAAAGCATTAGGTTGGCACATACGAGGTAGATTTCCTTCTGAAGTCAATAAAATGGTGGTTATCGCCGTACCTCATACGAGCTGGCATGATTTTTATATGGGAATTTTATTTAGAGGAACATTAGGCGAACGTATAAATTTTCTTGGTAAGAAAGAACTTTTTAAATGGCCTTTCGGGTTGTTTTTTAGAAGCCTGGGAGGAACTCCATTAAATCGTATAAAAGGTCAAAATCAAGTAGAGCAAATTGCAGCACTCTTTGATACCGAAGAAATATTTAGATTAGCGCTTTCGCCTGAAGGTACACGCAAAAAGGTAGAAACCTGGAAAACCGGATTTTATTATATCGCCTTAAAAGCACAGGTTCCTATTTTACCAATCACCATGAATTTTAAAGATAAAGAGCACCACATAGGTTCACTATTTTACCCTACAGGTGATATTTCTAAAGATATGTTAGAATTGCGCCTTTTTTTTAAAAATATACAGGGTAAAATACCTGAGAAAAGTTAG
- a CDS encoding methyltransferase domain-containing protein — protein sequence MQCLLCNHSADFLGSFQNRNYNRCTNCASVFLDTSDFPTYTKEKERYDKHENTSDNSGYLNFLKPLLDAVFKDQNPENIGLDYGSGPNPVLTSYLQEQSYIVKPYDPFYSNDASLLDKTYDYIICCEVIEHFHNPNLEFTKLRTLLKPDAKLYCKTNLLSDSINFENWWYKNDFTHTFFYTEKALQFIKDKFGFKELNIFKEYFVFKA from the coding sequence ATGCAATGTCTACTATGTAATCACAGTGCTGATTTCTTGGGTAGCTTTCAAAATAGAAATTATAACAGATGCACGAATTGTGCATCTGTTTTTTTAGACACCTCAGATTTTCCAACCTATACCAAGGAAAAAGAGCGGTATGATAAGCACGAGAACACTTCAGATAATAGTGGATATTTAAATTTCCTAAAGCCACTTCTCGATGCCGTTTTTAAAGATCAAAATCCAGAAAATATTGGCTTAGATTATGGTTCGGGGCCTAATCCTGTACTTACCTCCTATTTGCAAGAACAGAGCTATATTGTAAAGCCTTACGATCCGTTTTATTCAAACGACGCTTCACTTTTAGATAAAACCTATGATTATATAATTTGTTGCGAGGTAATAGAACATTTTCATAACCCCAATTTAGAATTCACTAAGCTGCGTACGCTCTTAAAACCTGACGCTAAATTATATTGTAAAACTAATTTGCTATCTGATTCTATTAATTTTGAAAACTGGTGGTACAAAAATGATTTTACCCATACTTTTTTCTATACTGAAAAGGCATTACAGTTTATAAAAGACAAATTTGGGTTTAAAGAACTCAACATATTTAAAGAATATTTTGTGTTTAAAGCATAA